Proteins from a single region of Ischnura elegans chromosome 2, ioIscEleg1.1, whole genome shotgun sequence:
- the LOC124153463 gene encoding uncharacterized protein LOC124153463: protein MDLALGFAPPARRNSKMVLPLPSFRSKSFDESVSIHIPMGSDQPNIFSSPGTCRFTRFAMGPQYDSPNCNYLQKSAQFGRSSSGLQKIIMPKETSLGISISRQTIVGGFVGSKTYAGRSMFGDSSQIWDAIICKFVELMSLVKDKPASPEPRNKMPSTASENYVSSNESHAWKNKASNDSVGSSKCVPCPSSNECVPRNIIVSNSTETSNKVSNDNIPLVCKAVVPECEGLAPNPSAEIFPHHKGTYSSVVDGSFKNECASSGPCTMAKSNEKCQLPEDSLSCVQRVPFQSYADVAKIIPSKPIPPPNKIGCQIPQNSRSMWICIEKRKKKPLNRNYLNRQERDNRNIAMGDFLTCGDTRWKGDWKSKREKFQRKCPEVASSNVYSSSSTETSEDSCAKSSCIKDSETDSDVECKRVADEREPTRPGCLKNGFRGRHPSECSLDSEDSFVIFEDCPDSALGTSPCISIDHNSLEECGSEDDDSCSSSGSSDDEDDDDMENGEQVVKFDGASSNSRAKADCIWMRECCAQSVPEISKGVKRKAVHFAEGSNLVVVRPMVAWDFAYRESRRGPWEVHARDRARFQCRIASLAPILNAILDPVHRQRVESRLHDL from the exons ATGGACCTAGCTCTAGGATTTGCCCCGCCAGCACGGAGAAATTCGAAAATGGTGCTGCCATTACCTTCATTCAGAAGTAAATCATTCGACGAATCTGTGTCGATACATATTCCAATGGGAAGTGACCAGCCCAACATTTTTTCATCACCTGGTACTTGTCGCTTTACTCGATTCGCCATGGGTCCACAGTATGATTCACCCAACTGCAATTACTTGCAAAAGTCAGCACAGTTTGGGAGAAGTAGCTCAGgcttgcaaaaaataataatgccaaaAGAAACTTCATTAGGAATATCAATAAGTCGACAGACCATCGTTGGTGGGTTTGTTGGAAGTAAAACTTATGCTGGGCGTTCAATGTTCGGAGACTCGAGCCAGATATGGGATGCTATTATTTGTAAATTCGTGGAACTAATGAGTCTGGTAAAAGATAAGCCTGCTTCTCCAGAACCCAGAAATAAAATGCCATCAACAGCCTCTGAGAACTATGTATCAAGCAATGAGAGTCATGCGTGGAAAAACAAAGCTTCAAATGACAGCGTTGGTAGTTCCAAATGTGTTCCGTGTCCTAGTTCTAATGAGTGCGTTCCTCGGAATATTATTGTTAGCAACTCAACAGAAACTTCTAACAAAGTTTCAAATGACAATATCCCTTTAGTGTGCAAGGCTGTGGTACCTGAATGTGAAGGGCTTGCCCCTAATCCTAGCGCTGAAATATTTCCGCATCACAAGGGAACCTATAGTTCAGTGGTCGATGGGTCCTTCAAAAATGAATGTGCTAGTAGTGGCCCATGCACAATGGCTAAATCAAATGAGAAATGTCAGCTTCCTGAAGACTCTCTGTCTTGTGTGCAGCGCGTTCCGTTTCAATCCTATGCGGACGTTGCTAAAATAATTCCAAGCAAACCTATCCCTCCTCCTAATAAAATTGGATGTCAAATACCTCAGAATTCAAGAAGTATGTGGATTTGCATagagaaaaggaagaagaaacctctaaatagaaattatttgaaTCGTCAGGAAAGGGATAACAGAAATATAGCAATGGGTGATTTCCTTACCTGTGGTGACACCAGGTGGAAAGGTGATTGGAaatcaaagagagaaaaatttcaaaggaaGTGTCCCGAAGTTGCTTCGTCGAATGTCTATTCCAGTTCGAGCACTGAGACCTCAGAAGACAGCTGCGCGAAAAGTAGTTGCATCAAAGATTCTGAAACTGATTCAGATGTGGAGTGCAAGAGGGTTGCTGATGAACGTGAACCAACCCGTCCTGGGTGCTTGAAGAATGGGTTTAGGGGAAGACACCCGTCTGAGTGTTCGCTTGACAGTGAAGACAGCTTCGTGATCTTTGAGGACTGTCCAGATTCTGCCTTGGGTACCTCTCCATGTATATCCATCGATCATAATTCGTTGGAAGAGTGTGGTTCTGAAGACGATGACAGTTGCTCTTCCAGTGGCAGCAGCGATGATGAG GATGACGATGATATGGAGAATGGAGAACAGGTGGTAAAATTTGACGGCGCATCGTCCAATTCTAGGGCGAAAGCAGACTGTATTTGGATGAGAGAATGCTGTGCTCAAAGTGTACCTGAGATATCCAAAGGAGTGAAAAGAAAAGCG gTCCACTTTGCTGAGGGATCTAATTTGGTGGTTGTGAGACCTATGGTTGCCTGGGATTTTGCATACCGAGAGTCACGTCGAGGACCATGGGAGGTACATGCCCGAGATAGAGCCAGATTTCAATGCAGAATTGCATCTTTGGCACCAATACTGAATGCAATTCTTGATCCTGTTCACAGACAGAGAGTGGAGTCGCGTCTGCATGATCTTTAA